From the genome of Nitrospira sp., one region includes:
- a CDS encoding BamA/TamA family outer membrane protein: protein MQRHYFSSIRLFLALAGLILFSLPDSLRADTQIFPVPSVSTSKNDGNDAGLIAPILISDPDGELKYLMAPMLIRNSIVGSRAVFNLFKYDPGGRQMRFIASLTEKIERKVLFDYVDPAFGNGQYFLNFGGTFFKNATSRFFGLGQTTVLDDQTNYTAREARAYWRLGLYANEVTQISVGQRVRQVMLQRGATDLPFSVEQFPTVDGIQGESIIVGHRVTFHYDTRDSLVTPTDGMAVTAYAELNQNVKNGDHPVYSRYEIEVKKLFPSESKRAILVVRADLQATIGSQVPFFEQSSLGGQNNLRGFGMDRYIDKHLIAFSIEERIHVLRTKLAGVTADFELAPFLDTGQVFNSFKDVSFQDYRMTPGVGFRAIVRPNVVGRLDYGYSREGGAIFAGLDFPY from the coding sequence ATGCAGCGACATTATTTTTCGTCGATCCGTCTTTTCCTGGCGCTCGCTGGACTGATCCTCTTCAGCTTGCCGGATTCGTTGCGGGCCGATACGCAAATTTTCCCGGTCCCGTCGGTCTCCACCAGCAAAAATGACGGCAACGACGCGGGCTTGATCGCGCCGATTTTGATCTCAGACCCCGACGGCGAATTGAAGTACCTCATGGCGCCGATGCTGATTCGGAACTCGATCGTCGGCAGCCGGGCGGTGTTCAATCTCTTCAAATATGACCCGGGCGGGCGGCAGATGCGGTTCATCGCCTCGCTGACCGAAAAGATCGAACGGAAAGTACTGTTTGACTATGTCGATCCGGCCTTCGGCAACGGGCAATATTTCCTCAACTTCGGCGGAACGTTTTTCAAAAACGCGACGTCGCGCTTTTTTGGACTCGGACAGACAACTGTGCTGGACGACCAGACGAATTATACGGCCCGAGAAGCGCGTGCATACTGGCGGCTCGGCCTCTATGCAAACGAGGTGACGCAGATTTCGGTCGGGCAGCGGGTGAGGCAGGTCATGCTTCAGCGTGGCGCCACCGACCTGCCTTTTTCCGTCGAGCAATTCCCCACGGTGGATGGTATTCAAGGCGAATCCATCATCGTGGGGCATCGGGTGACCTTCCACTACGACACGCGCGACAGCCTTGTGACACCCACCGACGGCATGGCCGTGACCGCCTATGCCGAACTGAACCAGAATGTGAAAAACGGCGACCATCCCGTGTATTCACGATATGAAATCGAAGTGAAAAAGTTGTTTCCCAGCGAGTCCAAGCGTGCCATCCTGGTTGTCCGGGCCGATCTCCAGGCCACGATCGGCTCCCAGGTGCCGTTCTTTGAGCAATCGTCGCTCGGTGGCCAGAACAATCTGCGCGGGTTCGGCATGGACCGTTATATCGACAAACATTTGATCGCGTTCAGTATCGAGGAGCGCATTCACGTCTTGCGAACGAAACTGGCGGGCGTGACGGCGGATTTTGAGCTGGCGCCTTTTTTGGACACCGGCCAGGTGTTCAACTCGTTCAAAGACGTGAGCTTCCAAGATTACCGGATGACGCCGGGGGTCGGGTTTCGAGCCATCGTGCGCCCGAACGTCGTTGGTCGTCTGGATTACGGGTATAGCCGCGAAGGCGGAGCGATTTTTGCGGGCCTGGATTTTCCCTATTAG
- a CDS encoding ABC transporter substrate-binding protein — translation MQVRRWMMMTGLVALSLCLGWSSPAMAGPATESIRGTIDEVLKILNDKELKAPAKHEDRRQRLEKVVAARFDYSEMSRRSLGAQWNQLSDKDKQEFVDLFRTLLTNTYADRVETYSGEGVQYLNERTEKDYAEVRTKVLSGKAEIPMDYRLMNKSNDWHVYDVVVDGVSLVNNYRGQFSKILHTSSYPDLVDQLRKKSEKIKAP, via the coding sequence ATGCAGGTACGGCGATGGATGATGATGACGGGTCTGGTGGCGTTGTCCCTTTGCCTGGGTTGGTCCTCACCGGCGATGGCCGGTCCGGCGACAGAGTCCATCCGAGGCACGATCGACGAGGTGCTCAAGATTCTGAACGACAAAGAACTGAAGGCGCCCGCCAAACACGAAGACCGCCGGCAGCGGCTGGAAAAGGTTGTGGCGGCGCGGTTCGACTATTCCGAGATGTCGCGGCGTTCGCTGGGCGCGCAATGGAATCAGTTGTCGGACAAGGACAAACAGGAGTTCGTGGATCTGTTCCGCACGTTGTTGACCAATACGTACGCCGACCGGGTCGAAACCTATTCCGGCGAAGGCGTGCAATACCTCAACGAGCGGACGGAAAAGGACTATGCGGAAGTGCGCACCAAGGTGTTGTCCGGGAAAGCCGAAATTCCCATGGACTACCGGTTGATGAACAAGAGCAACGACTGGCACGTCTACGACGTCGTGGTCGATGGCGTCAGCCTGGTGAACAACTATCGCGGACAATTCTCGAAAATCCTGCACACGTCCTCGTACCCCGACCTCGTCGACCAACTCCGCAAGAAATCCGAAAAGATCAAAGCTCCGTAG